The nucleotide window GAGAGAAGAAGGGAAATTCCTGGGCTCTTAAGCATATTTTTGGCATTCTTAGTGACGAAGAATATCAAGAAGCTAAGAAAAAACTAAAAGATCTTATTTGAAAATGGGAGCAATTCTTGACATGAACGTGATTATGGGGATAGCTCATGGTAACAGGGAAATCTTTGGAAAAGTTTTAAATCTTGATAGCACATTCTACATAACGTCAATCACAAAGTTTGAAATCCTAATTGGTTTTCCAAAGAAAGATGATCTTATCTGGCTGAATTCACTTATTAATAGTAAATCAGCAGAGATTGCAGCTTATCTCTACAAAAACTCAAAGAAGAAAAACCCTTAGAAATTAGAAATTAGAGACCTCTTAATCGGGGGCAACTCTTGCAAATGATCTTCCATTGATAACGCTCGACAGGGATTTCACAGTCCTTAAAGGGTTTGGACTCGATGTTAGGCTTCTCTAACCGGTGAATGAAATTGCAACCAAAATATTTATGAAAATTCTTGAAAAACGTAAAGATGGTGGATTCTATGAAGGGATGGTGGGGAAGGATTCTAAGGGTTAACCTAACGACCGGGGAAGTTAAGGTTCAGGAATACCCTGAAGAGGTAGCAAAGAAGTTCATAGGAGGTAGAGGTTTAGCCGCCTGGATTCTGTGGAACGAGGTCAAGGGAGTTGATCCTCTTAGCCCAGAGAACAAGCTAGTTTTCGCGGCTGGCCCCTTCAACGGATTACCAACGCCGAGCGGTGGTAAATTAGTAGTTGCCGCCAAGAGCCCACTTACTGGAGGTTACGGTGACGGTAATTTAGGAACTATGGCCTCAGTCCACCTAAGGAGGGCAGGCTACGACGCTTTAGTGGTAGAAGGGAAGGCCAAGAAGCCAGTTTACATTTACATAGAGGATGACAACGTAAGCATACTAAGCGCTGAAGGTCTATGGGGCAAGGGAACCTTTGAGACTGAGAGGGAACTAAAGAAGATACACGGAAAGAACGTTGGGATACTGAGCATAGGGCCGGCTGGAGAGAATCTAGTCAAGTTCGCCGTGGTAATGTCCCAGGAGG belongs to Pyrococcus abyssi GE5 and includes:
- a CDS encoding PIN domain-containing protein, with translation MGAILDMNVIMGIAHGNREIFGKVLNLDSTFYITSITKFEILIGFPKKDDLIWLNSLINSKSAEIAAYLYKNSKKKNP
- a CDS encoding antitoxin VapB family protein — translated: MKGEKSFSELLRELLREKKGNSWALKHIFGILSDEEYQEAKKKLKDLI